AGAATCAGAGAGGAGCAATCAGGATGTTGCAAAGCCTGATTACGCACAGCCGTTAATCACGAAATCATGCGTGCTCCAATCATCATATTCTATTCTGTTCTCCAAAAGGAGAAACAGGTAAGGATTATCCTACCTGACGATACAGAAGACCCTGGAGCATTCACTACTCTGGGAAAAAGATTCCACTTTGAGCGAGGGTGAGAACCCAACACGTTACCCTGAGCAACCTAAAGCTATCTAGGTTCTTCCAATTCTGTTGCTACATTTATTTGCAgatgttataaaatatatttttgcattgGGAGTCAAAAAAGCATAGGCTAATTCCTCCCAGAACGCTCCACTCACTTAAGAGCCTGCTGTCCTACCCCACCGCCTCACTTTATTTACATATCTCCGCCCACTCCCTTCCGCCAGAAATCTACcgtaataaccaaaataaaagcgACATCTAGTATCTTAGAGTGCAAGACTGTTCCGTTTCTATAGTAGATTGGCCACCCCAACTTTCTCCTGAAATTTTTAAGTCttgatctatcttttttttttttttttggccacgctgcgcggcatgcgggatcttagttccccgaccagggatcgaacccgcgtcccctgcagtggaagtgcagagtcctaaccactgtaccgccacgGAATTCCAGTAAGTCTTGATCTTAccctcaaatatatttttttacgaAGAACTGTAAACAAAACTCGTAACTCCAGACTCGAGAGACAATTACCCTAACACTGACATCCTCCACCAAATGCAGTTTTAGGGGGAGGGCTGAAGTCTATGGTTTCCTTCTTCCAGGAACAGTGAGTGGTCCCTCGCTTCTCCAGCCTTCATCCCTACTTCCAGTCACGAAGGTATCAGAAAGGTTTCTTTTTCAGCCCAAAGACGCTGATGAATAATGCTATTTCGGTGACGGCTGGGATGGCACTATGGAAGGTAGGTGATAGGTTCAGGGTCCCTTCCAATAAAAATATCCAAATCCCCaagccagcaatcccacccccAAAGTGTAGGAGTGGGGGACCTCAAAAAGACCACGGGATGTTGAGTGGATCTGATATCTTATACATGGAATAAAGGGCTGGGTAGGGGAAACCTTCAGATTTAAAGTAAACCGTCCTTCCCCGTCCTCAAACATTGGGTGCTACCATACCTGCAGAAGACAAAAATGTACCAGTACGTGGTGCACTCCCAACGCTCAAATATGAAGAAAGATAGGGCCACAGATGCACTACAGTGAGCCCCAATGGCTTGGGAACGCACCAGAGTCAAGGAAAGCCTTTGGATCAATAGGTAGTGATGGGCCAGAAAAGGCCAGTGGTGGGACTGGCATCTGCATTCTGGTTCACCTCCTGGAGAGCAGGGCACCTCTTGCCCCCTTTACCACACTGCAAAGGCCAGAGCCAGCAGCCCTGACTTCTGAGTTTTAGGACTGCCATGTGAGTGGAGGCCAGAACTGAGCCTGCACAGCTGGGGCCCCAAGCTACCGCCACCCCATATCTATCAGGTGAAGTAGTAGGCTCCCCACCTACTCCAAGCACACGGGAATGCTCACAGTGACATTATACACCCTGCTAGAATCACTCTCCAGCACCCTGGTCCTCCCTGTCCACTATCCCAGTGTCAAGAGCCTTCCCTGATCCATCTTCCTCAGTCTCTTCTGCATTCCCATAGTGCTTCACATCTTTACACATCCTATGGTACAGTGCTTATCGCACTGAACTACAgatgtctgtctgtgtgtctgcctCTTCCTCAAGATAGAAAACTGTGGTTTACTCCCATTTTCAGATCTCCAGTGCCTGACGCATAGCAGGAGCTTAACAAATGATCAAAGATTGTATTAAATCTTCTACGTTACCTAAGAAGATCTCTCAACTGGAGGGATTCTGTTTGCCTGCTAGGGCAAACACCACTGTGCCAGAAAGGCCTAGTTAGGTGGCTGAAGGGCGTTAAGATGGAAATGGGCCGTAAAGGAAAGGTGCACAAGTAGAAAGGATACAGATGAGGCTCTGGGTGCTGTTGAACATGGAAACTCCTGAGAAGAAACCGGCCAGCTCCACTGCAAAGAGGGCCAGGGTGACAGACAGTGCTGCCACCAGCCTGCAGAA
The genomic region above belongs to Phocoena phocoena chromosome 19, mPhoPho1.1, whole genome shotgun sequence and contains:
- the TMEM107 gene encoding transmembrane protein 107 isoform X3, which gives rise to MGRISGLVPSRFLTLLAHLVVVITLFWSRDSNIQACLPLKFTPEEYEKQDMHQLPSFCRLVAALSVTLALFAVELAGFFSGVSMFNSTQSLISIGAHCSASVALSFFIFERWECTTYCAIPAVTEIALFISVFGLKKKPF
- the TMEM107 gene encoding transmembrane protein 107 isoform X2, which translates into the protein MGRISGLVPSRFLTLLAHLVVVITLFWSRDSNIQACLPLKFTPEEYEKQDMQLVAALSVTLALFAVELAGFFSGVSMFNSTQSLISIGAHCSASVALSFFIFERWECTTYWYIFVFCSAIPAVTEIALFISVFGLKKKPF
- the TMEM107 gene encoding transmembrane protein 107 isoform X1; its protein translation is MGRISGLVPSRFLTLLAHLVVVITLFWSRDSNIQACLPLKFTPEEYEKQDMHQLPSFCRLVAALSVTLALFAVELAGFFSGVSMFNSTQSLISIGAHCSASVALSFFIFERWECTTYWYIFVFCSAIPAVTEIALFISVFGLKKKPF
- the TMEM107 gene encoding transmembrane protein 107 isoform X4 codes for the protein MGRISGLVPSRFLTLLAHLVVVITLFWSRDSNIQACLPLKFTPEEYEKQDMQLVAALSVTLALFAVELAGFFSGVSMFNSTQSLISIGAHCSASVALSFFIFERWECTTYCAIPAVTEIALFISVFGLKKKPF